A stretch of DNA from Halobacteriovorax vibrionivorans:
TTCCAGAAGCAATGAGACTGCGCCTTGTGTTAGAACTTGGATTTGTTAAGAAAGCTGAAAGAATCAGTCCACTTCCAACAGTTCCCATAATCGCAGGGCGCCAAATATCCTCTTGTGCATCTTGATAGTCATTCAAGTAAGTTAGTGCAACTTTATCTTTTTCTAAGTGATATCTTAACCCTTCTCCTTTTAGAGAAGAGCTTGGGTCAATAAGAATTTCTTGTTGATTAATTACTGCAATGCGAGAGCAGGTCTCATCATTTGCTATTGAAGTCGTTGAAAAAAGTATAAATATAGTGAGTAGTATATGTTTCACGTAATATTTTTACCATTTTTCTGGCAATAGGGCTATGCACCTTTTGTCGTTAGCGTGATAAAATACTATAATTTTAAGAAAGGATATTGTGTGGGGCTAATTACAACTAGTTTTAAGATTACTAAAACCATTAGAAATATCTCTCGATTACGAGAGATTGCAACAGTTTTTGCTAAGAATGGACTAGATGAATTTATTTCACAGAATGTTCTAAATATTATTCCAAATTTTGTATTTCCTAAAAAAAGTGAAAAAATAAAACAATTACCAGAACATGATAATTCTTGGGGCGATGTTATGGGATATCGCCTGAAATTGTGTTTTGAAGAGTTAGGACCTGCATTTGTTAAATTTGGACAACTATTAAGTACACGTGAAGATATATTTGATGAAGACTTTATCAAACATATGAAAAAGCTTCGCGATCAAGTTAAGCCTCTGCCTTTTTCAAGTGTAAAGGATGAAGCCGAAAGGTCTCTTGGAAAGAAAGTAGAGGAGATATTTAAGTCAATAGAAGATAAACCAATTGGTACGGCCTCTATTGGTCTCGTCTATAAAGCTGAGCTTTTAACAGGCGAAAAAGTTGTTTTAAAAGTTAAAAGACCAAAAATTGATAGGCTAATCGAAACAGATCTTTCAATTCTTATTTTTCTGGCCAATCAAGCAGAAAGAGCAACAGATGAAATTAAGTTTCTGGGCTTCTCTAATGTCTTAGAAGATTTTTCATATTCATTACAAAGTGAATTAAACTTTAATGTTGAGGCCTTGAACTGTCAGAAGCTTAAGAAAGTTATTGCTAAATATGATGAGAAAGAAATTTTCTATCTTCCAAAAGTTTATAACGAGTACACATCTGAAGATCTCCTTGTGATGGAGTTAATAGAGGGAATCTCTTTTAGTGATTCAGTTGAAATAAAGAAGCATATCTCTCGTTTAGAACCAAAAATAGATGAAAGTTTAAGTATCTTTATGCGTTGTTTTCTTAACGAAGGATTCTTTCATGCTGATCTTCATGGTGGGAATTTCTTCTTTTTAGAAAATGATCAAATTGCACTGATTGATTTTGGACTAGTTGGGAGCTTATCAAAAACAGGCCGTCAGAACTTTATTGCAATTATTTATGCTATCTTAACGCAGAATTTTGAAAATCTCGTTTATGAGTTTTTAGATGTCGCTATTTATAATGATGTGCCAGATGTTGATAAATTAATTGTCGATATAAAGAATGCAATTGGTCCTCAGATTGGATTAACAATTCAGCAAACAAACTTTGCTCTTATCATTCGTTCCATAATTACAACTTTAAGAGAACATCATATCTTTTTACCAAGAGAGTGGTTTGTCGTCTTCCGAGCATTAATAACTTTAGATGGTGTAGGGAAGTCATTAGATCTTGATTTTGATATCTTTAATCTTTTAGAGGGAGATATTAATGAGATCATTCAAGAAAGCTTCTCAACAGAAAGTTTTGTTGAAGATGGGATGTGGATCGCAAAAGATCTTTTAGGAGCTTCGCGAGTGATACCACGTCACTTCAAATGGTTTTTAAAAGAGTTCTCTAAAAATAATTACGCAATTAAAGTTAGACATAAAGGAATTTGGAAACCAATTCTATCTGTTGCTAGTTCAGTACGCCTTTTGTCATTTTACATACTAGGTGGAATTCTTTTTTTTGCAGGTAAAAGTTTTGTGTCCCAACATTATTTAACAAATCGTGACCTCTTAGATTATCCAACGATTACGTTAGTTTTATGGGCCGCTTCATTATTTTCAATTGGCTACGGTTCACTAAGGCATCGATAATAGTTTAGATACTATCAGCACCAGTTATGTAAATAGAAGGTAATAGATGGCCAATCTCTTGAGCTTTTCCTGGTCCAAATAAGATTGTTAAGATTTCATTTTGATCAATTTGATAAGGCCTCGTTTCGATTTTAAGCTCATCTCTTTTTATCTCAATAGAGCCTTTACTTAACTTGTGGATAAACTTTGAAAATATATCCTCATTAATAATTTTTCCCCAAGCGAGATGAATAAAGAAAGAATCTTCATCCAATGTGCTTGGATTAAGAAGCTGGAGAGGCTTAAATTTCTTTAATTCTTTTTTATTAGAAGAAAAAGATACTTCATGAATTATTCCTTTTAAGTCCTGTCCTTTCTCAAAAAATAAATATTCATTATTATCTTTATTTCTAAATAGCTTCATTGAAGATATTTGCTTGATATCTCTCCAGTCATTAAGTGTTCTTTTTATTGATATCGTATTCTTATAAGACTGATTATATAATTCATTTAATTGACTTAGTTGAGAATCACTATAGTTTGCAATATTGTCTTTTAGATAACCTCTCTTGATAATCTCTTCTTCAGTAACAGTCTTTTCTCCTATTACAGAAGTGAGTCCGAATTGGCGAAAGCCTAGCTTTTGATAGAAGTCATTCTTATCAGACCAGAGAATAATCATTGAATACTTATCTTTATATAGCTTA
This window harbors:
- a CDS encoding ABC1 kinase family protein; its protein translation is MGLITTSFKITKTIRNISRLREIATVFAKNGLDEFISQNVLNIIPNFVFPKKSEKIKQLPEHDNSWGDVMGYRLKLCFEELGPAFVKFGQLLSTREDIFDEDFIKHMKKLRDQVKPLPFSSVKDEAERSLGKKVEEIFKSIEDKPIGTASIGLVYKAELLTGEKVVLKVKRPKIDRLIETDLSILIFLANQAERATDEIKFLGFSNVLEDFSYSLQSELNFNVEALNCQKLKKVIAKYDEKEIFYLPKVYNEYTSEDLLVMELIEGISFSDSVEIKKHISRLEPKIDESLSIFMRCFLNEGFFHADLHGGNFFFLENDQIALIDFGLVGSLSKTGRQNFIAIIYAILTQNFENLVYEFLDVAIYNDVPDVDKLIVDIKNAIGPQIGLTIQQTNFALIIRSIITTLREHHIFLPREWFVVFRALITLDGVGKSLDLDFDIFNLLEGDINEIIQESFSTESFVEDGMWIAKDLLGASRVIPRHFKWFLKEFSKNNYAIKVRHKGIWKPILSVASSVRLLSFYILGGILFFAGKSFVSQHYLTNRDLLDYPTITLVLWAASLFSIGYGSLRHR
- a CDS encoding GNAT family N-acetyltransferase yields the protein MIFTNLKKHSQYKSEVLNEIEDAFQYNEENSFAIDFHQLIKDSNLENCHLLLNDNRELIAHIGVRPVTLHYNDANINVLLLGGIFTKKEFQGQGQFKKLYEYICKLYKDKYSMIILWSDKNDFYQKLGFRQFGLTSVIGEKTVTEEEIIKRGYLKDNIANYSDSQLSQLNELYNQSYKNTISIKRTLNDWRDIKQISSMKLFRNKDNNEYLFFEKGQDLKGIIHEVSFSSNKKELKKFKPLQLLNPSTLDEDSFFIHLAWGKIINEDIFSKFIHKLSKGSIEIKRDELKIETRPYQIDQNEILTILFGPGKAQEIGHLLPSIYITGADSI